One Danio aesculapii chromosome 22, fDanAes4.1, whole genome shotgun sequence genomic window carries:
- the si:dkeyp-34c12.1 gene encoding transcriptional regulatory protein AlgP, giving the protein MSSKRGKVKRTKNVRNLDLDDAPSLAQTIIEKNHPNIIPGGRQLDRTPPCKSERITIHQLSKPDASPTPAEQAVKDEPRAQEIAKPISQNGSSEERDEGKSIRRSSSIVASATTGNADPESFIQGMQGYQWTDADLEFVYETKRKKQVQQAQQELIEVQKFLKRMRQMQDLAIAAHVKIQTELSKVPSCDWMQQISNKILLRSQNSSQLEGLDFKARLAQLKYADVICTIAEEKTEVSKLKTELEKAQAMREKEDQLTKDIDRYKEKISQIKVNVHTLTAEMAALEFQLSGKEEALQPAKQLQKVRKGLQTSAASNATKAHPAPKPSASASKPSSAASVLKPTSATSATKPSSIDSATKPSSGASAKKTSRSTSAPKLSNAASAPKPFSAVSAPKPSSAKLSSAASAPEPSRPTNVAFAPEPFKLSRSPSALKSSSTSSAPEPSKPTNATSAPKPSSAPSAAKPSKSSRAAAAAKSSRAASAAKPSKSSRTASASKPSKSSRPASAPKPSEPSTVPKPPKSLATPNPFKLPATMKDSKTLKPTTGTRAPADDIAGLRRSKRIASKKDK; this is encoded by the exons ATGAGCTCGAAGAGAGGAAAGGTTAAACGCACCAAAAATGTGCGTAATTTGGACTTGGACGATGCGCCTTCTTTAGCGCAGACAATAATCGAGAAAAATCATCCAAATATTATACCTGGAGGGCGACAGTTAGACAGGACACCTCCATGTAAGAGTGAAAGAATCACAATTCACCAGCTCAGCAAACCAGACGCTTCTCCAACACCAGCAGAACAAGCGGTCAAAGATGAGCCACGTGCtcag GAAATTGCTAAACCTATTTCTCAGAATGGATCAAGCGAAGAGCGAGATGAGGGGAAGTCCATCAGGAGGTCTAGTTCAATAGTTGCATCAG CAACAACCGGGAATGCTGACCCCGAAAGCTTCATCCAGGGAATGCAGGGATACCAATGGACGGACGCAGACCTGGAGTTTGTATATGAAACCAAAAGGAAAAAGCAAGTTCAACAGGCACAG CAAGAGTTAATTGAAGTGCAGAAATTTCTGAAGAGAATGAGGCAAATGCAGGACTTGGCCATTGCTGCCCATGTCAAAATACAAACAGAGCTCTCTAAG GTGCCGTCATGTGATTGGATGCAACAGATTTCCAATAAAATACTTCTGAGGTCCCAGAACTCCAGTCAGCTGGAAGGACTTGATTTTAAAGCTCGACTTGCTCAGCTAAAGTACGCTGATGTGATCTGCACTATAGCCGAGGAGAAGACAGAGGTCAGCAAACTCAAGACAGAACTGGAAAAGGCACAAGCAATGAG AGAAAAGGAGGACCAACTCACAAAGGATATTGACAGGTATAAAGAAAAGATCAGTCAAATCAAG GTGAATGTACATACACTGACTGCAGAAATGGCTGCTCTGGAATTCCAGCTGTCTGGTAAAGAG GAGGCACTACAGCCAGCTAAACAACTGCAGAAAGTCAGAAAAGGCCTCCAAACCTCTGCTGCCTCTAATGCCACTAAAGCCCATCCAGCACCCAAACCTTCTGCATCTGCCTCGAAACCTTCTAGTGCTGCTTCTGTCCTGAAACCTACTAGTGCCACTTCTGCAACGAAACCTTCCAGTATTGATTCTGCCACCAAACCTTCTAGTGGCGCTTCTGCCAAAAAAACTTCCAGATCCACTTCTGCCCCCAAACTCTCCAATGCCGCTTCTGCCCCTAAACCTTTCAGTGCCGTTTCTGCCCCCAAACCTTCCAGTGCCAAACTTTCAAGTGCCGCTTCTGCCCCTGAACCCTCCAGACCAACTAATGTCGCTTTTGCCCCTGAACCCTTCAAACTTTCCAGATCCCCTTCTGCCCTCAAATCTTCCAGCACCTCTTCTGCCCCTGAACCCTCCAAACCAACTAATGCCACTTCTGCACCCAAACCCTCCAGTGCTCCTTCTGCCGCCAAACCCTCCAAATCTTCCAGAGCTGCTGCTGCcgccaaatcctccagagctgctTCTGCCGCCAAACCCTCCAAATCTTCCAGAACTGCTTCTGCCTCCAAACCCTCCAAATCTTCCAGACCTGCTTCTGCCCCAAAACCCTCTGAACCCTCAACTGTACCTAAACCCCCAAAATCCCTTGCAACCCCAAACCCATTCAAACTACCTGCTACCATGAAAGACTCCAAAACTCTCAAACCCACCACAGGCACAAGGGCTCCAGCGGATGATATTGCTGGTCTGCGCCGCTCTAAAAGAATTGCTTCTAAGAAAGATAAGTAA